One segment of Nyctibius grandis isolate bNycGra1 chromosome 11, bNycGra1.pri, whole genome shotgun sequence DNA contains the following:
- the HDDC3 gene encoding guanosine-3',5'-bis(diphosphate) 3'-pyrophosphohydrolase MESH1 translates to MGSEAAALLEAADFAAGKHKGQRRKDPEGTPFINHPIAVARILAQEAGVTDTVVLQAALLHDTVEDTDTTLAEIEARFGAEVRRVVAEVTDDKGLPAAERKRLQIERAPGSSARARLVKLADKLHNLRDLNRCTPAGWSPERVQEYFRWAAQVVAGLRGTSPPLEAALQRLFEERGVAPGPAPPGP, encoded by the exons ATGGGCTCCGAGGCGGCGGCGCTGCTGGAGGCGGCGGACTTCGCGGCCGGGAAGCACAAGGGGCAGCGGCGGAAGGACCCCGAGGGCACCCCCTTCATCAACCACCCCATCG CCGTAGCCAGGATCCTGGCGCAGGAGGCCGGTGTGACCGACACGGTGGTGCTGCAG GCCGCCCTCCTGCACGACACGGTGGAGGACACGGACACGACGCTGGCGGAGATCGAGGCGCGGTTCGGGGCGGAGGTGCGGCGCGTCGTGGCGGAGGTGACGGACGACAAGGGGCTGCCCGCGGCGGAGCGCAAGCGGCTGCAGATCGAGCGGGCGCCGGGCAGCAGCGCCCGGGCCCGGCTGGTGAAGCTGGCGGACAAGCTGCACAACCTGCGCGACCTGAACCGCTGCACCCCGGCAG GGTGGTCGCCGGAGCGCGTGCAGGAGTACTTCCGGTGGGCGGCGCAGGTGGTGGCCGGGCTGCGCGGGACGAGCCCGCCGCTGGAGGCGGCGCTGCAGCGGCTCTTCGAGGAGCGCGGCGTGGCCCCGGGACCGGCACCGCCGGGGCCGTga
- the GDPGP1 gene encoding GDP-D-glucose phosphorylase 1: protein MAAAAGEEPRPEEFVYGEEDFVLQAAGWGDEPGSAPSRFDRALLEGWADRMERGFFRYRLGPLPTRVLPGPLRLLARLNVQRGAERRPPQPVRSLRQPFDPAAFNFTRIRPGEVLLRLRRAGGGPAAPDPLLVAINVSPLERGHVLLLPEPARGLPQALTAPVLRAGLEAALLSAHPGFRLGFNSLGGCASVNHLHLHGFYLDRPLPVEAAPARPLRPPCGLGLLLRGVPAPAFLFYAAGPADLEAVSRDVWRAAEHLADTGLAYNVFITRGDPPEGAGTGAGRGLRVLLWARRPSFGAKASAAFTVALCELAGYLPLPAEPLYRDITEAEALRAIREHLLPEPQLLRLGEDLARLLAD from the coding sequence atggcggcggcggcgggcgaggAGCCGCGCCCCGAGGAGTTCGTCTACGGGGAGGAGGACTTCGTCCTGCAGGCCGCCGGCTGGGGGGACGAGCCGGGCTCCGCGCCCTCCCGCTTCGACCGGGCGCTGCTGGAGGGCTGGGCCGACAGGATGGAGCGGGGCTTCTTCCGGTACCGGCTGGGGCCGCTGCCCACCCGCGTCCTGCCCGGCCCCCTGCGCCTGCTGGCGCGGCTCAACGTCCAGCGCGGCGCCGAgcgccgcccgccgcagcccgTCCGCAGCCTCCGCCAGCCCTTCGACCCCGCCGCCTTCAACTTCACCCGCATCCGCCCCGGCGAGGTGCTGCTCCGCCTGCgcagggcgggcggcggccccgcggcccccgaCCCGCTGCTGGTGGCCATCAACGTGAGCCCGCTGGAGCGCGGGCACGTCCTGCTGCTGCCGGAGCCGGCGCGGGGGCTGCCGCAGGCGCTCACGGCCCCGGTGCTGCGCGCCGGGCTGGAGGCCGCGCTGCTCAGCGCCCACCCGGGCTTCCGCCTCGGCTTCAACAGCCTGGGCGGCTGCGCCTCCGTCAACCACCTCCACCTGCACGGCTTCTACCTGGACCGGCCGCTGCCGGTGGAGGCGGCGCCGGCCCGGCCGCTCCGCCCGCCCTGCGGCCTCGGCCTCCTCCTGCGCGGCGTCCCGGCGCCCGCGTTCCTCTTCtacgccgccggccccgccgacCTGGAGGCGGTGTCCCGGGACGTGTGGCGGGCGGCGGAGCACCTGGCGGACACCGGCCTGGCCTACAACGTCTTCATCACGCGGGGCGACCCGCCGGAGGGGGCCGGTaccggggccgggcgggggctgcgggtgctGCTGTGGGCGCGCCGGCCCAGCTTCGGCGCCAAGGCGAGCGCGGCCTTCACCGTGGCGCTGTGCGAGCTGGCCGGGTACTTGCCGCTGCCGGCGGAGCCGCTCTACCGGGACATCACCGAGGCCGAGGCCCTGCGCGCCATCCGCGAGCACCTCCTGCCGGAACCGCAGCTGCTGCGCCTCGGCGAGGACCTGGCGCGGCTGCTGGCGGactga
- the TTLL13 gene encoding tubulin polyglutamylase TTLL13 has protein sequence MDGDGGGGLPRPEPRRKRRRVRWEGGGARPALPAPYRLHTPPDPCRFPGPREPGPSPAPHGGAWRQLSPSPPPGTGPSCPLSGCSLVSFNSSVPSINLTSCKYESVRRAAQRCGLKEAGEDEDWTVYWTDCSVSLERVLEMKRFQKINHFPGMIEICRKDLLARNLNRMLRLFPKEYNIFPRTWCLPADYGDLQAYRRARKSRTFICKPESSCQGRGIFVTCNPEEIPHGERMICQQYISKPFLVDGFKFDMRVYVLVTSCDPLRIFVYKEGLARFATMRYNDPSSRNLDDICMHLTNYAINKHHENFVQDDSVGSKRKLSTLKAWMADNNYNTTKLWEDIEDIVIKTLISAHPVMKHNYQSCFPNHTTSCACFEILGFDILLDRKLKPWLLEVNHSPSFNTDSPLDREVKDALLYDTINLINVHACSRRKVLEEDKQRVKERLLQAHQTLRAARREESESTQAARLSEAQKYEDSHLGDYRRIYPARGTEKYEPFFKQSSSLFQETAASKAREQHARQQLEKIRLEKEKLEAFTRKKKREKKEDLQGESSGDKSQLRNKTTAHLTYRSTRTRDRKVQQYDSMQPQDIVEDEERRRVNALLRRENLIRRLGIADQLCQLLPAPASPADTWGPYTATPQAAQLQCLWDALGGQDTHHLVTPVPCSLLGGPVQPLGQQFVHNPSTKSLLPAGPGSDPAAAGSFCIRGQSITFCKQHKVRRGLRAHDRRWLRDQAAGMAGAPQPCTELKGLQERGEQLPGAESKADGCEDGRLSFHTGSCYPASPASTVKATGDDTSSCTAVQELSVSCTAQVLHTRAPRRASALHTCGMKSTDNLALGKQRHRNLKIRELQQLPQRTQPTWPTPHRAPPAPPAAGTPGPEPPDHLPGAGTPGAAVPGIPAGPPRLPRRGRPAAGPARCRSWRRCCGAGCGRPRSSPGPRGGRRRRGPGTRSRRSRRWRRPRGPGGGGRRRGCSGCGGSWAGGAEPPSAP, from the exons ATGGACggggacggcggcggcggcctcccccgccccgagcCGCGGAGGAAGCGCAGGCGAGTGCGGTGGGAGGGTggcggggcccggccggccctgcccgccccgtACAGGCTGCACACGCCGCCTGACCCGTGCCGGTTCCCGGGGCCGCGGGAGCCagggcccagccctgcccca CATGGTGGAGCGTGGAGGcagctctccccctcccccccgcccgggACAGGCCCCAGTTGCCCGCTGAGCGGCTGTTCTCTCGTCTCTTTCAATTCCAGCGTTCCTTCCATCAACCTGACCAGCTGCAAGTACGAGAGCG TGCGGCGGGCGGCACAGCGCTGCGGGCtgaaagaagcaggagaagacGAGGACTGGACGGTGTATTGGACGGACTGCTCGGTGTCTCTGGAGCGCGTCCTGGAAATGAAGCGGTTTCAG aaaatcAACCATTTCCCAGGCATGATAGAGATCTGCCGGAAGGACCTGTTGGCTCGCAACCTCAACCGCATGCTCAGGCTCTTCCCCAAGGAGTACAACATATTCCCCCGCACTTGGTGCCTGCCAGCTGA CTACGGAGATCTCCAGGCCTACAGACGCGCgaggaaaagcagaacattCATCTGCAAGCCAGAGAGCAGCTGCCAAGGGAGGGGGATCTTCGTGACGTGTAACCCAGAGGAGATCCCACACGGAGAGCGCATGATCTGCCAGCAGTACATCTCTAAG CCTTTCCTTGTTGATGGCTTTAAGTTTGACATGCGTGTCTATGTGCTAGTCACGTCTTGTGACCCGCTGAGGATTTTTGTCtacaaggagggtctggcccGGTTTGCCACCATGAGGTACAACGATCCCAGCAGCAGGAACCTG GATGATATCTGCATGCATTTGACCAACTATGCTATCAACAAACATCACGAAAACTTCGTCCAGGATGACTCGGTGGGCAGTAAGAG GAAACTGTCCACCCTGAAAGCCTGGATGGCGGATAACAACTACAACACAACGAAACTCTGGGAAGATATTGAAGATATTGTCATAAAGACTCTCATTTCAGCTCACCCTGTCATGAAGCACAACTACCAAAGCTGCTTTCCCAACCACACCACCAGCTGCGCCTGCTTTGAGATACTGGGCTTCGATATTTTGCTAGACAGAAAGTTGAAGCCGTGGCTGCTAGAG GTGAACCACTCTCCCAGCTTCAACACGGACTCTCCTCTAGACCGGGAGGTGAAGGACGCTCTTCTCTACGACACCATCAACCTGATAAACGTGCACGCCTGTAGCAGAAGGAAGGTGCTGGAGGAAGACAAACAGCGGGTGAAGGAACGGCTCCTCCAGGCCCACCAGACTCTCCGTGCAGCCAG GCGCGAGGAGTCGGAGAGCACCCAGGCTGCCCGGCTCTCCGAGGCACAGAAGTACGAGGACTCGCACCTGGGCGACTACCGGCGCATTTACCCGGCGCGTGGAACAGAGAAGTACGAGCCCTTCTTCAAGCAGAGCAGCTCCCTCTTCCAGGAGACGGCGGCGTCCAAAGCACGAGAGCAGCATGCCAG GCAGCAACTGGAGAAAATTcgcctggaaaaagaaaagttggaGGCTTTtaccaggaagaagaaaagggagaagaaagaagaccTGCAGGGAGAGTCATCAGGGGACAAATCCCAGCTCCGTAATAAAACCACAGCCCACCTCACCTATAGAAGCACCAGGACACGGGACAGAAAG GTACAGCAGTACGACTCTATGCAACCCCAGGATATCGTGGAAGATGAGGAGAGGAGACGAGTGAATGCTCTTCTGCGGCGCGAGAACCTGATCCGGCGCCTGGGCATCGCAgaccagctctgccagctgctccCCGCGCCCGCCAGTCCAGCCGACACCTGGGGACCCTACACCGCCACGCCGCAGGCTGCCCAG ctgcagTGTCTCTGGGATGCGCTCGGGGGCCAGGACACCCACCACTTAGTGACGCCCGTCCCCTGCTCGCTCCTGGGAGGTCCAGTCCAGCCTTTGGGACAGCAGTTCGTACACAACCCCAGCACCAAGTCCCTGCTGCCAGCCGGCCCGGGCTCTGATCCTGCCGCCGCGGGCAGCTTCTGCATTCGAGGCCAGAGCATCACCTTCTGTAAGCAGCACAAGGtgcggcgggggctgcgggcacaCGACAGGCGCTGGCTGCGTGACCAGGCAGCGGGGATGGCGggggctccccagccctgcaccgaactcaaggggctgcaggagagagGCGAGCAGCTCCCTGGTGCCGAAAGCAAGGCTGACGGCT GTGAAGATGGCAGGCTGTCCTTCCACACAGGCAGCTGTTACCCGGCGTCCCCAGCCAGCACGGTGAAGGCCACAGGCGACGACACCTCCAGCTGCACTGCCGTCCAGGAGCTCTCTGTCTCCTGCACCGCCCAAGTGCTGCACACGCGTGCCCCGCGCCGTGCCAGCGCCTTGCACACCTGCGGCATGAAAAGCACAG acaacttggccttgggaaaacagaggcacagaaacctaaagatcAGGGAGCTGCAACAGCTGCCTCAAAGGACACAGCCTacatggcctacg ccgcaccgagctccccccgccccgcccgccgcgggcaCTCccggccccgagccccccgACCACCTGCCCGGGGCCGGAACCCCCGGGGCGGCCGTCCCGGGCATCCCCGCCGGGCCCCCGCGCCtcccccgccggggccgccccgccgccggccccgcccggtGCCGGTCATGGCGGCGCTGTTGCGGCGCGGGGTGCGGGCGGCCGCGCTCCTCGCCGGGaccccgcggcgggcggcggcggcggggcccggggacGCGGAGCCGCCGGAGCCGGCGCTGGAGGAGGCCGAGAG ggcccggcggcggcgggcggcggcgcggctgCAGCGGCTGCGGCGGGAGCTGGGCGGGGGGCGCGGAGCCCCCGAGCGCGCCCTGA
- the CIB1 gene encoding calcium and integrin-binding protein 1 produces the protein MGGSGSLLPREALREYQELTFLSKQEILLAYKRFSELLPAEERGNACTARVPKSQILTLPELRANPFQHRICRVFSTSDDGDDSMSFEDFLDMLSVFSESATSDIKSHYAFRIFDFDDDGTLDRKDLEKLVNCLTGQGEESRLSNAEMEQLIQNILEESDIDKDGAINLSEFQHVVSRSPDFTSSFKIVL, from the exons ATGGGGGGCTCGGGCAGCCTGCTGCCGCGCGAGGCGCTGCGCGAGTACCAG GAGCTGACATTCCTGAGCAAGCAGGAGATCCTGCT TGCCTACAAGAGGTTCAGTGAACTGCTGCCAGCGGAGGAGCGGGGGAACGCCTGCACGGCGCGGGTTCCCAAGAGCCAGATCCTGACCCTGCCGGAGCTGCGG GCAAACCCCTTCCAGCACCGGATCTGCCGGGTGTTCTCCACCTCGGACGACGGGGACGACAGCATGTCCTTCGAAGACTTCCTCGACATGCTGAGCGTCTTCAGCGAGTCCGCGACCTCGGACATCAAATCCCACTACGCCTTCCGCATCTTCG ACTTTGATGACGATGGGACTCTGGACAGGAAGGACCTGGAGAAGCTGGTGAACTGTCTGACAGGGCAGGGCGAGGAGTCCCGGCTGAGCAACGCggagatggagcagctcatCCAAAAC aTCCTGGAGGAGTCCGACATCGACAAGGACGGCGCCATCAACCTCTCCGAGTTCCAGCACGTCGTCTCCCGCTCCCCCGACTTCACCAG TTCCTTCAAGATCGTCCTGTGA